In the Brettanomyces nanus chromosome 1, complete sequence genome, TCTGGTACCCAGACGAGCCAATGATAGTAGTGGAATGCATATCAACGGCCAACTCAAGAGCATTTTCGGgatctgcatcttcatcattaaGATTGATCGAGTAGCGATGGCATAacatggaaagaaagagatattTATCGTCAGTCTCCCTATCAATTAAGATGGAAGCTATTTTCTCAGCAGCAATCATTCGTGCAGAGTATAAATCGTTGTTACTGAGTTCATTTTCCATGAGAGATCCGTACCATCCGGCCACTTTCAATAAACAGAATATCAATGCTGCTTGGTATCTTTTGGCAGAAGATCCTTTGCCACTCCCTTCTCCCCCTGCTGCCATATAAACAGCATTAATGGCATAGTCGTTGAGAATGATAGAGTCTTCACCGATTATGGATTCACTGGAAATAGTAGTGGGTATCAACTTATCTATTAAAGTTTTTAGATTGATAGCAATTCGTAGAACTTGTCTCGATGAGGGACTCAAGTAATCATTAcaatcttcatcttcataGATAGGAAGGGAGACAACTTCTGGCATCTTTGATTAGAATCAAGGAATTTTTCGCCAATTTTTTGCCAATTGCGGTGCCAATACTGAGCCAATGCAGTAGTATTTGGTTCTATTATGACTGCCTTTAGCAATCGATTGTACCCCTGAATACAAAATAATACGCGAAGAGGAATTTTTCAGTAGATGTCGTTACGCGTTAGAGGAAGCgcagagaaagaactaAGAGTGGGCAGCTGAAGTATTGTCAACTCCTATTGGATTTAAGGTTCAAAATGCCATTCAAAACGCTTCCCAGTGATCTCAGAAGTCAAGTTAATGCTGTGGTGAAGGCATACTCTCCTAGTGAAAAAGTGTTTCTACATTTGGTCGATTATTATGAAACAGAGCTCGTCGCAAGATCGGCGCCTGacaacaagaagagaaagttcGACAATTCTGGATCTGTGGCCGACGTTTCGGCATTGCCAGAGAGTTTAGAGGGATTGcaaatcattcttcaactccCAGATCTTTCAGTGCAATCGCCTTttagaaaaaaagtgaaCATGGTGATAGGAGCTTACACAGATAAGGAGCCACTTCTAGCGTTCACTAAGTCGATCAAGACGAGGCCGGAATTCATACTTGATGATCTTAGTGATGGTAATGTGGAGTTTGCTAcgattcttcaagttccGGATAAAAAACCATTACGTATGCTTCTTATAGCGTATAAAAAGAATTTGGGTCATCTCTACAAAGATGGTACCCTATTGGTTCAATTCAATAACGACATACTTACTGAACAGTTTGGTCCTGTTTTACAAAATATGAATCTTACCGAGTTTCTTCTGAGGCAATTTGCTGTATTTAAGTTATTAATAGTGGATGGCACTACTGAGGATGTTTTCTTCGTCCATACATACATTGGAAATAAGGAAGGACAtctctattttcttcctgaCCATATGATTTTTGGATTCAAAAAGCCTattcttgtcttcaaaaCATCGGATATCATCTCTGTTACTTATACATCGATtacaagaaatacattCAACGTTTCTCTTGATGTTAGGActggtgaagaaggagaagaagctggTGAGAAAATCGAGTTCTCTTTAGTTGAACAGGGAGAGTTTGAGAAGATAGATCAGTACGTGAAGAGcaagaagtttgaggaTCGATCAATGGCTGAGGAATTAAAGGCACAGAGGCAATTGAAAAGTAAGAACGATAAGGCTGGTGCTCTTAGTGAAGCAGCCAAGTTAGTTCCTGGGGGAGAGAAGATTATGGGAGAtgtcgatgatgatgacgatgaagagtttgatgCTAACTATGAAAGTGACGGAGATGGATTGGACGGAGATGACGAGGATGACGAGGATGACAAGGATGACAAGGATGACAAGGGAGGAAACAACGGTCataacgatgatgatgatgatgatgatgatgatgacatcGACGACAATGATAACGATATCGCCGATTACACAGACATTAATCTCGAACAAGAACTTAAAGACCTTCAGGACGATTTAGACGACGACGACTATCTCAAAATGGCCGACTATGGAATGCCTAATTAGGGTCAAGCTACATACAGTACAGCAAAATAATATGCGGGTATGATTAAGAATAAATAGCATAACGTAATAAATAAGAGGGGTACAAAGTAATTTATTTAGCCTCTGCAGCCTCTCTGGACTTGTGTAACTTGTCCATCCTCATTTCTAGAAGGTTGTTGTTCTTGTCAACCCAGGAATCGAACATATAGCCAAAGCCAACCCAGAATCCGGCAGAATAGACGTATGCCATCGGATAGTATGTAAGTGGGGCTTGTCTAATACCCATCTGTAGTGCTCTAGCACCTATTCCAAAAGCGGCCCAGCCTAATAACATGATGATGTGATATAAAGAATGGTATGGTTACCAACAAGGATGAAGTGCCGTTACTCACTGAAGACAAAGACGAGATGGAGGAAAAACttttggttcttcaatATGGTGGCTGGTGACTGCACCGCCACATTACCAAATGGGTCTATTTGAAGGGATTTTGAGGAGAAGCATGGAACTGTACTTCATTGGCTTCCACTATTTGTTTTTTGGTTTCTCgttctttgaagatgaagaaccTTCATTGTTGCCATTTCAGTTTTCTTGGTGCCATGATGTGTAGTGTGTATCTCATAAAGAATTTAACTTCAGTTCCAGGACTTTATAGGTAGGTATCAATTCCCAAGTATTGAGCAACGACCCCAAATGTCATTAATATAATTATACTTTTATATGAGGGATTTGAGTAGCTCTTCAAATGGCCATTCGTCTACTATTTTTCTGCATCAACATTTTGAGTCGCGCGGTAGTGTGGTGGGGCAGGGTTTCTGATGTGTTGGTAGCATCCATTTTGAGAAGTATTTCTGGGACATTGGTTTATTGTTTCTATCTCCTTAGACTCTTGCAAAAAATCAAGGCCCTACTTACCTATACAGAACTGAGAAAATACAACACTAAGGATCTCCTCGACCCCAATAGCCTCACCAGTGATCTTTCCTATACCTTCCATACTAAATTTCAAACTTTCCATGGCCAATACAATGTCATCCCCGTCTTTGAACTGGTGAAAGTCTATAAAGCCGTGAAGAACATCGTTGGAAAGGATATCCTGGGCTCTTTTGGATATCACAACTGGATCTTCACCACGATCCGTCCAAGTAATCTGTCTAAATTTTGATTCAAGTTGTTGTGTAAGCTCTTTTATTCCATCGTGTGTAATACAACTAATGAATTTAAACCGATCAGGAGGGATGTCAAACTTGGTGCTTATCCTGCTCAGTAAGCTAACTCTATCCGTTTCCGATGTCAGCAAATCGGATTTGTTCACTATAATCAAGAGTTCTTTATCACTAATATCGACGATatgatcaagaagaacttggtCTATATCTCCAGATAGATCAGCCGGAATAATGATTAAATTTAAATCGGCATTCCGAGACCTCGTCTTGGCCCGTTTAAtgccttctctttcaatctcGTTAGTAGCATGACGAATTCCAGCAGTATCTCCGACAACCACTTTATATCCGTGTATCGCAAGGGGAATTTCAATGGCGTCTCTAGTAGTTCCTGCTATACTACTAACTATGGCCTTATCGTCATCCGCTAGAATATTAAGTAAAGAAGACTTGCCAGCATTAGGAGGTCCAAGTAAAGTCATTTTAATTCCATCCATAAGAATTTGTGACTTCCGAGTCCTTTCTAGATAATTGGACACTTCGGATTGCAAATTCGAGATGTTCTGGTCTACTTTATCGAATAGATTGTTAACCTGGTCAATATCATGATCTTCACCAAAATCGATGATGGTAGTCAATAATGCAACATTATTTACAATCTGCTTCCTCCAATGGTGAAATAATTCCCGGACTTCACCCTTCATAGAACTTAAAGCAGAAACCCTTTGCACTTCAGTCTGAGCATTGATCAACTCGTTGATACCTTCAGCCTCAGTAAGATCAAAGCGTCCATTCTGAAAGCCTCTCTTGGAAAACTCTCCTCTTTGAGCATAACGAATAGGCATATTTACCGAATGTAGAAGAGAGATTGCCTTAATGACTGAGCCAATGACGGCTTTACCTCCGTGCACCTGTAATTCTAAACAGTCTTCACCTGTGTAAGAATTAGGAGCATGGAAATAAAGGCAGAGAGCCTCATCCAAAAAGCTTCTCTTGCCTTTATCTAAAAGTAAAGGATTGTAAAGCTTTCTAACAGTTGCCAGCCTTGGCTTTAGAAATGTCTTGAGCCCCGTCAGCTTTTGATAAATGTAGGTGGAAGCCGGGCCAGAAATTCTGATTATAGCTATGGCAGATCTACCAGGTGCTGTAGATAGAGCATATATGGTAGGGGGTAAGATCTGTGACGAAGTGCAGAGATACCTGAGAAGAGTGAAAGCATGGCATCTAGGATGACCAACTGGCATTagattatgaagaagaaaaaaatggatataCGGAAAAGATAGTTGTCTCGAAAGATTAAATTAAGATAAAGCGAAAGTAATATACATACATATCGTGTGTACAAAGGACCATTGCAATAGAAAAGTAGCGAAAGAATGAATTAATGAGTGAATGAGTGTTATTAGTAATAGTCGGTTATTCCTTTGTTATCATGGGAGGATGCAAGAATGAGTGAATAAGCGGTTGGTTAgtaaaaacaaaaaaagattaGTTCATGAGATGACACAGCAAGTACTTTCAGGTTCCTCCTTGAGAAGCAAGCTGGCCCTGGTGGCAATTTCAAACACATCATCTACGGCTTCTCCCGTTAATGAAGAGCACTCGACGTAACGTTTGGCACCAATAAAGCGTGCAGCCTGTTCTCCTCTTTCAGGAGTGACATACTTCTCAGCATAGCAAGGATCGGAACCATCATCAAGAGGCCTTAGATCCTTTTTCAAGCCAATAAGAATGACAGGTATGTTGGGACAGTACTGACTGACCTCCTGGGCCCATTTCATACCAGCATTCTCTAAAGAGTCAGGAGAATTGATGGCGAAACCGATGAGGATTATGTTGGCCTTGGAGTAAGAAAGGGGTCTCAATCTCTCATATTCTTCCTGACCTGCAGTATCCCAAAGAGTCAATCTAACAGGCTTACCATCAACACGGCAATCGGTGGCGTAATTTTCAAACACAGTGGGGTGATATTCGGTAGGAAACTCTCCCAACGTGAACACATAGAGGAGAGATGTTTTCCCACATGCACCGTCGCCTACGATGACTATTTTACGTTTGATGACGGTATCGGACATTCAATGAACTTTTATCAGCAGGAAATATGGTCACAGCAGATATAGTGATGCAAATAAAGCCCGTGGTGTTAAGGAACAATGTCTGACAAGAATGTTACTGGGACGAGAACTGATGAGCTCCAATGGTGCAAACAAAGTAGTTTGGTGCGcggaaaatttttattaGGTTACCTAATTAGGATAACTAGGACGTAGCGGTAGGAGGAAGTGGATGTATGGATAAATGATACTTCATGTAAGTGACCATCAATGGTGTACTCTATTGAGTGCTTAGATGAGCTGTAAAATATTAAGCTGAAGTACGGGAAGCAAAATGTCAGAAATCGTGGTATTCTATTTTCACTTGAAAATCAATggtcttctttctatgcAGTCTCTTCTTGTCAAACGAAAAACTGCCAAACGACAAACCGTCAAACTGACTATCTTGAATAGGAAGTTAGAGTTGGGAGTTACGGTTGGATTACGGTTGGGATGTAAACAGTGCAACTATATGTAACGGTAGTTCCGGTTTAACAACCTTGGAGAGTTCTATTAACTTGCCTCTGTCCTTGGTGAATCTTTACATTAATACTAGGTAGATTAAACTTTTCTATTGAGTAATCCAATCCAGCTCTCGGTGGACTTGAAAAACTTCGCAAAAGAACTGGGTGGTCAACTAAGACCATTTCGCAGCAAATCATATGTCGCggaacatcttcatccaatgaaAGCCCGGTAAATTGAAAGACCAgtaaaaataaaaaaattttccctTGAGGTTCCGTCGTGAGCCACCCAAATCTTGGCGATTCCAAAGCAAcgaaggaaagaaaaaacaagaTGAACTTAAAGACCTAACAGACTGTTTAGTCTTGTCAGCGAAGTACAACTCCTGTCAATTGCACATTTAGTCATGTTGTCCAGTTTATCTAGATTGTCATTGAAAAGCGCCAGAAGTTCTGGATTGGCTACGACTGTGGCCAGGTC is a window encoding:
- a CDS encoding uncharacterized protein (BUSCO:EOG09343MOF~EggNog:ENOG41), giving the protein MPFKTLPSDLRSQVNAVVKAYSPSEKVFLHLVDYYETELVARSAPDNKKRKFDNSGSVADVSALPESLEGLQIILQLPDLSVQSPFRKKVNMVIGAYTDKEPLLAFTKSIKTRPEFILDDLSDGNVEFATILQVPDKKPLRMLLIAYKKNLGHLYKDGTLLVQFNNDILTEQFGPVLQNMNLTEFLLRQFAVFKLLIVDGTTEDVFFVHTYIGNKEGHLYFLPDHMIFGFKKPILVFKTSDIISVTYTSITRNTFNVSLDVRTGEEGEEAGEKIEFSLVEQGEFEKIDQYVKSKKFEDRSMAEELKAQRQLKSKNDKAGALSEAAKLVPGGEKIMGDVDDDDDEEFDANYESDGDGLDGDDEDDEDDKDDKDDKGGNNGHNDDDDDDDDDDIDDNDNDIADYTDINLEQELKDLQDDLDDDDYLKMADYGMPN
- the RHO2 gene encoding Rho GTPase; this translates as MSDTVIKRKIVIVGDGACGKTSLLYVFTLGEFPTEYHPTVFENYATDCRVDGKPVRLTLWDTAGQEEYERLRPLSYSKANIILIGFAINSPDSLENAGMKWAQEVSQYCPNIPVILIGLKKDLRPLDDGSDPCYAEKYVTPERGEQAARFIGAKRYVECSSLTGEAVDDVFEIATRASLLLKEEPESTCCVIS
- a CDS encoding uncharacterized protein (BUSCO:EOG09341K30), coding for MPVGHPRCHAFTLLRYLCTSSQILPPTIYALSTAPGRSAIAIIRISGPASTYIYQKLTGLKTFLKPRLATVRKLYNPLLLDKGKRSFLDEALCLYFHAPNSYTGEDCLELQVHGGKAVIGSVIKAISLLHSVNMPIRYAQRGEFSKRGFQNGRFDLTEAEGINELINAQTEVQRVSALSSMKGEVRELFHHWRKQIVNNVALLTTIIDFGEDHDIDQVNNLFDKVDQNISNLQSEVSNYLERTRKSQILMDGIKMTLLGPPNAGKSSLLNILADDDKAIVSSIAGTTRDAIEIPLAIHGYKVVVGDTAGIRHATNEIEREGIKRAKTRSRNADLNLIIIPADLSGDIDQVLLDHIVDISDKELLIIVNKSDLLTSETDRVSLLSRISTKFDIPPDRFKFISCITHDGIKELTQQLESKFRQITWTDRGEDPVVISKRAQDILSNDVLHGFIDFHQFKDGDDIVLAMESLKFSMEGIGKITGEAIGVEEILSVVFSQFCIGWAAFGIGARALQMGIRQAPLTYYPMAYVYSAGFWVGFGYMFDSWVDKNNNLLEMRMDKLHKSREAAEAK